The Pseudodesulfovibrio sp. zrk46 genome contains a region encoding:
- the nadB gene encoding L-aspartate oxidase — translation MMDFRLNCDALVIGSGIAGGVAALTLAEKGLDVIVITAGETLYVGNTALAQGGIVYRSEDDDPRILEKDILTAGWKHNFTRAVRFLCRKGPEVLKDVFLDKYQIPFNQREPGDWYLTKEGGHTLARILYCDDHTGRNIMDVLAREVESHPNIRVLTKRTAIDLLTTQHHAKHLDFKYSLSNQCVGSYVFNEELGKVETILAKHTVLATGGIGQVYLHTTNTTGSIGSGLAMASRAGARLMNCEYIQFHPTAMFGGSKRGERRFLVSEAVRGEGAVLVNSKGDPFMKRHDPRADLAPRDIVTRAIMDEMLHSGEDCVYLDTSGVKKDVETRFPTIYQRCKQIGVDMKKDLVPVVPAAHYFCGGILVDNRGRTTLDNLYAAGECSCTGVHGANRLASTSLLEGMLWGHSTGQDIASRMTKSAKLGRKLNDSIPDWIPGRDIHDEDPALIAQDWARIRNTMWNYVGVSRTQGRLNRAFSDLRKLTKDLQDFYSDTALSKPIIDLFHGSQAAYIITLAALRNRETKGCHYRAD, via the coding sequence ATGATGGATTTCCGTCTCAATTGTGATGCACTAGTCATCGGCTCCGGTATTGCAGGTGGTGTGGCCGCACTCACCTTGGCCGAAAAAGGGCTCGACGTTATCGTAATCACTGCAGGTGAAACGCTTTATGTAGGTAATACGGCTCTGGCTCAAGGAGGCATAGTCTACCGTAGCGAAGATGATGATCCACGTATTCTGGAAAAGGACATCTTAACCGCGGGATGGAAACACAACTTCACCCGTGCAGTTCGCTTTCTTTGTAGAAAAGGACCTGAAGTTCTGAAAGACGTTTTTCTCGATAAGTATCAAATTCCTTTCAACCAACGCGAGCCCGGTGATTGGTACCTGACCAAAGAAGGTGGACATACCCTTGCCCGCATCCTCTACTGTGATGACCACACAGGTAGAAACATTATGGATGTACTAGCTCGCGAGGTAGAATCGCACCCCAACATCCGAGTATTAACCAAGCGGACAGCAATCGACCTCCTAACAACCCAGCACCACGCCAAGCACTTAGATTTCAAGTACAGCTTATCCAACCAATGTGTTGGCTCCTATGTTTTTAACGAGGAGCTTGGCAAAGTGGAAACCATTTTGGCAAAACACACAGTTTTAGCCACTGGTGGCATTGGACAAGTGTATCTCCACACCACCAACACAACTGGTTCCATTGGTTCAGGTTTAGCCATGGCATCTCGTGCTGGAGCGCGGCTCATGAACTGCGAATACATCCAGTTCCACCCCACAGCAATGTTTGGAGGCTCCAAGCGAGGTGAACGTCGATTTCTTGTATCCGAAGCGGTTCGTGGCGAAGGAGCTGTCCTAGTAAATTCCAAGGGCGACCCCTTTATGAAGCGACACGATCCCCGTGCAGATTTAGCTCCGCGTGACATTGTCACTCGCGCTATCATGGACGAGATGCTTCATTCAGGTGAAGATTGCGTCTACCTCGACACGTCAGGTGTCAAGAAAGATGTTGAAACAAGATTTCCCACCATCTACCAACGATGCAAACAGATTGGTGTGGATATGAAAAAGGATCTCGTGCCCGTCGTGCCGGCCGCACATTACTTCTGTGGTGGCATACTTGTGGATAATCGTGGGCGCACCACTCTAGACAATCTGTATGCTGCAGGCGAATGCAGTTGCACAGGTGTTCACGGAGCGAATCGCCTGGCCTCAACTTCTTTATTGGAGGGTATGCTATGGGGCCACAGCACCGGCCAAGATATAGCATCCCGTATGACAAAGAGTGCCAAGTTGGGACGTAAACTCAACGACTCCATACCCGACTGGATTCCTGGTCGTGATATCCATGACGAAGACCCCGCACTCATCGCCCAAGACTGGGCACGCATCCGAAACACTATGTGGAACTATGTTGGGGTGTCCCGAACTCAAGGACGCTTGAACCGCGCTTTTTCCGACTTGCGCAAGCTCACTAAAGACTTACAAGATTTCTATAGCGATACAGCACTTAGTAAGCCAATCATCGACCTTTTTCATGGTTCCCAGGCAGCCTATATCATCACCTTGGCAGCCCTTCGAAATAGAGAAACTAAAGGTTGTCATTATCGGGCCGACTAG
- a CDS encoding TrkH family potassium uptake protein — translation MRWKYVLHVIGALIACVGMTMVLPLAWAFYYKDGTATPLALSMAITIAIGVLLFFAFRDPEASKSSSVMTHREGMAIVALGWFAAGAFGGLPFYLGGTFESVVDCVFESLSGFSTTGSSVLSDIEAVPRSILFWRSLTHWLGGMGIIVLSLAILPFLGVGGMQLYKAEVPGPVPDKLKPRIKDTAMTLWKVYVLFSVIETILLMLGGMDFFDATCHTFGTMATGGFSTKNTSVAAFNSAYIDYVITVFMFIAGVNFSLHYLLLKWRPSVMWKDPEFRVFTVMTLVFVSILTISVYSAGNYDSISEAVRYTSFQVAAILTTTGFATADYELWPGITQAILLFCMFVGGCAGSTGGGMKVMRIMVLCKHSYKELFRLIHPRSVNRVKMGKTVVQDDVITGVFGFFILWIGLFVLAAFIVAATGVDVVTSFAASLACIGNIGPGIGGVGPTDNFAWLPDTAKWVLTFCMVLGRLEIYTVIILFVPEFWRK, via the coding sequence ATGCGTTGGAAATACGTCCTTCACGTCATTGGCGCATTGATCGCATGTGTGGGGATGACCATGGTTCTTCCGTTGGCGTGGGCCTTTTATTACAAAGATGGAACCGCAACTCCTCTTGCTTTGTCGATGGCTATTACTATCGCTATCGGCGTACTGTTGTTTTTTGCTTTTCGCGACCCAGAGGCATCCAAGTCATCCTCTGTTATGACCCATCGTGAGGGGATGGCTATTGTTGCTCTTGGCTGGTTTGCAGCAGGGGCTTTTGGTGGGTTGCCTTTTTATCTTGGTGGGACTTTTGAATCTGTTGTTGACTGTGTATTTGAATCCCTATCAGGCTTCAGTACGACAGGGTCGTCTGTCCTGTCCGATATTGAGGCTGTGCCTCGTAGCATCCTGTTTTGGCGGAGCTTGACACACTGGCTTGGTGGTATGGGTATTATCGTGCTTTCTCTCGCGATTCTGCCATTCCTCGGTGTTGGCGGTATGCAGTTGTACAAAGCGGAAGTGCCTGGTCCTGTGCCTGATAAGCTTAAGCCCCGTATCAAAGATACGGCCATGACGCTCTGGAAGGTTTATGTCTTATTTAGTGTGATTGAAACTATTCTGCTCATGCTCGGCGGTATGGATTTCTTTGATGCCACTTGTCACACTTTTGGAACAATGGCGACTGGCGGCTTTTCAACCAAGAATACTTCTGTTGCCGCATTCAATAGTGCTTATATCGACTATGTCATTACTGTGTTTATGTTCATCGCGGGTGTAAACTTTTCCCTGCACTATTTGCTTCTCAAGTGGCGTCCCAGTGTCATGTGGAAAGACCCAGAATTCCGAGTCTTTACAGTAATGACTTTAGTGTTTGTAAGTATACTGACTATTTCTGTATACTCTGCTGGTAATTACGATAGTATTTCTGAAGCTGTGCGTTACACTTCATTTCAAGTGGCCGCTATTTTGACTACTACGGGTTTTGCCACTGCAGACTATGAATTGTGGCCTGGTATTACCCAAGCTATCCTGTTGTTTTGCATGTTCGTGGGAGGGTGTGCCGGTTCGACTGGAGGCGGCATGAAGGTCATGCGAATAATGGTCTTATGCAAGCATTCCTACAAGGAGCTTTTCCGTCTGATTCATCCCCGTTCAGTCAATCGGGTTAAGATGGGCAAGACTGTTGTTCAAGACGATGTCATTACTGGTGTCTTTGGCTTCTTTATTTTGTGGATAGGATTATTCGTGTTGGCAGCCTTTATTGTGGCAGCAACAGGAGTGGATGTTGTTACTTCATTTGCTGCATCTCTTGCATGTATAGGTAACATTGGTCCTGGTATTGGTGGGGTTGGTCCGACAGACAATTTTGCTTGGCTGCCGGATACCGCTAAATGGGTACTAACATTTTGTATGGTGTTAGGACGATTGGAAATCTATACGGTTATTATCCTGTTTGTGCCAGAGTTTTGGCGCAAATAG
- the trkA gene encoding Trk system potassium transporter TrkA, with the protein MRIIIIGAGEVGYHVAQRLAVENKEVVVIDKSSEALRKLAEASDVQTIQGSGSSPEILEQAGISKADIFLAVTDSDEINLIACFFANMLAGPEVTKLARVRSGMYTSYKHLLMDEGAGITKIINPDEEVVNSVLRLMSVPGAVEINEFAEGKIRLIGINLPDDSPVMGTKLLHLREKIGDELGIVIAALVRDGELIIPSGLDEIKPGDVVYFVCDIRDQEEIVKRLGIDVEPVREVMIIGGGNIGYKLAKALDNKYYHTRLLENRQKRCEFLSERLDRPIVLMGDSTDQEILREENIQDMDMVISVTGDEETNILTCLLAKSLGAKRTVTRVNNFGYMPLIEPIGIDYVVCPRQSAINSLLHFIRRGKIISSVNIRGEEAEALEAVAHDGSPIVGKAVKDINFPRGCLILCFQRKDEVVIPRGDTVVEPEDRLIIISTRQNIPKVEKVLTTTVEFF; encoded by the coding sequence TTGCGGATCATAATTATCGGCGCCGGCGAGGTCGGCTATCACGTAGCACAGCGACTTGCTGTTGAGAATAAAGAAGTAGTGGTTATCGACAAGAGTTCTGAGGCGCTCAGGAAGTTGGCTGAAGCTTCTGATGTGCAGACAATCCAAGGTTCTGGCAGTAGCCCTGAGATCTTGGAGCAAGCTGGTATTTCAAAGGCGGACATATTTCTAGCAGTCACTGACAGCGACGAGATCAATCTTATCGCTTGTTTTTTTGCTAATATGCTTGCAGGACCGGAAGTCACAAAACTCGCCCGGGTTCGAAGCGGTATGTATACTAGCTACAAGCACCTGCTAATGGATGAAGGGGCTGGCATTACCAAGATCATCAATCCTGATGAAGAAGTCGTAAACTCTGTGTTGCGCCTGATGAGTGTTCCTGGCGCTGTCGAAATCAACGAATTTGCCGAAGGAAAGATACGTCTGATTGGAATCAATCTTCCTGACGATAGCCCGGTCATGGGCACTAAGCTTCTTCACCTGCGTGAAAAGATTGGCGACGAACTCGGTATCGTAATCGCAGCACTGGTGCGTGACGGAGAACTCATTATTCCCAGCGGTCTTGATGAGATTAAGCCAGGCGATGTGGTTTATTTTGTGTGCGATATCCGTGACCAGGAGGAGATTGTAAAGCGGCTTGGCATCGATGTTGAGCCTGTACGTGAGGTCATGATTATCGGCGGTGGTAATATTGGCTACAAGCTCGCCAAGGCTTTAGATAACAAGTATTATCATACCCGTTTGCTGGAGAATCGGCAGAAGCGGTGTGAGTTCCTTTCTGAACGCTTGGATCGACCTATCGTTTTGATGGGTGATTCTACCGATCAGGAAATTCTTCGGGAGGAGAATATTCAGGATATGGATATGGTTATCTCTGTTACTGGCGACGAGGAAACCAACATCCTGACCTGTTTGCTTGCCAAATCCCTTGGGGCAAAGCGTACTGTAACTCGAGTCAATAATTTTGGATATATGCCTCTTATCGAGCCTATAGGTATTGATTATGTGGTTTGTCCTCGTCAATCTGCAATTAACTCGTTGCTTCATTTTATTCGACGAGGAAAAATCATTTCTTCTGTGAATATCCGAGGAGAAGAAGCAGAAGCTTTAGAAGCCGTTGCGCATGATGGATCTCCCATTGTTGGTAAGGCTGTCAAAGATATCAATTTCCCTCGTGGGTGTCTGATCCTTTGCTTCCAGCGTAAGGATGAGGTTGTTATTCCTCGAGGTGATACTGTGGTAGAGCCAGAGGATCGTCTTATTATTATTTCGACTCGGCAGAACATTCCTAAAGTGGAAAAAGTGCTGACCACGACAGTGGAGTTCTTCTAG
- a CDS encoding NAD(P)/FAD-dependent oxidoreductase → MSEKGSPKGAILQRDKKTYAIVPRTPVGLVNPDVLEALARVGRKFEVPIMKITSGQRIALVGLEEEQVDAVWEDLKMDIGPAVGLCVHYVQACPGTEVCKFGVRDSLGFGLELEEMFVGKELPAKLKVGVSGCPMCCAESYVRDIGLIGKKKGWTMVVGGNASGKPRIADVLAEDLSRAEAIELVGRFMEYYKDNSAKRSRSSLLLKKVGIDAVKAAIL, encoded by the coding sequence ATGAGTGAGAAAGGTTCTCCCAAGGGAGCGATTCTTCAGCGTGACAAAAAGACCTACGCCATTGTCCCTCGTACACCTGTGGGGTTGGTGAATCCTGACGTTCTCGAAGCTCTGGCCCGTGTCGGCAGAAAATTTGAAGTACCAATTATGAAGATTACTTCCGGTCAGCGTATTGCTCTTGTCGGCTTAGAAGAAGAGCAGGTCGACGCTGTTTGGGAGGATCTTAAGATGGACATCGGTCCGGCTGTCGGTTTGTGTGTTCACTATGTTCAGGCCTGTCCAGGTACTGAAGTTTGTAAATTCGGTGTGCGTGATTCTCTTGGGTTTGGTTTAGAACTTGAAGAAATGTTTGTGGGCAAAGAACTGCCAGCCAAACTCAAAGTGGGAGTGTCTGGTTGTCCCATGTGTTGCGCAGAAAGTTATGTGCGTGATATTGGTCTCATCGGCAAGAAGAAAGGGTGGACCATGGTTGTGGGCGGTAATGCTTCGGGTAAGCCGCGCATTGCGGACGTACTGGCCGAAGACTTGTCTCGAGCCGAAGCCATTGAACTTGTCGGTCGGTTTATGGAATATTATAAGGATAATTCAGCCAAGCGAAGCCGGTCTTCACTGCTTCTTAAAAAGGTTGGCATTGACGCAGTTAAGGCTGCTATTCTATAA
- a CDS encoding nitrite reductase, producing the protein MEIEEYIKTLPEGACRPCGKGRYSLIARTKLGDVSAEQLDVINGVVKEFGLPGIRVTGKQSIQLLDIPVNHLQDVVERLGNIGDTCKYFVQACPGTRACRLGMQDSFAFAAKLRDFLNTFDLPAKLKSGVAGCSMCCAEPFVRDIGLVGTKKGWTVVFGGNAGKTVRKADVLGEGLNEEEAFAVIGKALDFYRENAKKKERTARFVERVGFDAVLEAIHGS; encoded by the coding sequence ATGGAAATAGAAGAATATATCAAAACATTGCCCGAGGGGGCCTGCCGTCCTTGTGGTAAAGGGCGTTATTCTCTTATAGCCCGGACAAAGTTGGGCGATGTTTCTGCCGAGCAATTGGACGTCATTAACGGTGTGGTAAAGGAGTTTGGTCTGCCCGGCATCCGGGTGACTGGCAAGCAGAGCATCCAGTTGCTCGATATCCCGGTGAATCATTTACAGGACGTGGTTGAGCGTCTTGGTAATATCGGGGATACTTGTAAATACTTTGTGCAGGCATGTCCTGGCACCCGGGCGTGTCGATTAGGTATGCAGGATTCTTTTGCCTTTGCTGCTAAGCTAAGGGATTTTCTTAACACTTTTGATCTGCCTGCAAAGTTAAAGTCCGGTGTTGCTGGATGCTCCATGTGCTGTGCTGAGCCCTTTGTTCGGGATATTGGGTTGGTTGGCACTAAGAAAGGGTGGACCGTGGTCTTTGGCGGCAACGCCGGCAAGACCGTGCGCAAGGCTGACGTGCTGGGTGAAGGTTTGAACGAAGAAGAGGCCTTTGCTGTCATCGGTAAAGCACTTGATTTTTACCGTGAAAACGCCAAAAAGAAAGAACGCACTGCGCGATTTGTCGAGCGTGTCGGCTTCGATGCGGTATTGGAAGCCATACATGGCTCGTAA
- a CDS encoding cupin domain-containing protein, with product MKKIELFEEHGFKDLTFSNYLVHESEFMKVINFNFKAGQQLPVHSHDLEGELTLTILEGEGEFLGADGVSMPAHIGDVLVSEIAEPHGVKAITDMRVLVTIAPPI from the coding sequence ATGAAGAAGATAGAACTGTTTGAAGAACATGGTTTCAAGGATTTGACCTTTTCCAACTATTTGGTTCATGAATCGGAGTTCATGAAGGTGATCAACTTCAACTTCAAGGCAGGACAGCAACTGCCAGTTCACTCCCATGATTTGGAAGGGGAGCTGACCTTGACTATCCTGGAAGGTGAGGGCGAATTCCTCGGCGCAGATGGTGTGTCCATGCCTGCCCATATCGGTGATGTATTGGTGTCCGAGATTGCGGAACCGCACGGAGTCAAGGCCATCACCGACATGCGTGTGCTGGTCACTATTGCTCCTCCGATTTAA
- a CDS encoding 4Fe-4S binding protein, translating into MMALRKMITIDEDLCNGCGECVPSCEEGALAIVDGKAKLVKEIYCDGLGACLGDCPTGALKVEVRDAEDFDPEAVAEHLKSQGRAVPDHMPSPESLRLDKPAGGPKPMGGCPGSAVQSLSPCGQANIPAAQAPAAGSALSHWPVQLRLVPPAAPFLKEADLLLTADCVPVACPDYHSKFLAGRVVLMGCPKFDNQMEYVEKLAAIIGENDLKSITVLEMEVPCCSSMSTILGEAVKRAGKAPSTTRVTISRTGGVLEMVPLNF; encoded by the coding sequence ATTATGGCTCTGAGAAAAATGATCACCATCGACGAAGATTTGTGTAACGGTTGCGGTGAATGCGTTCCCTCTTGTGAGGAAGGCGCTCTGGCCATTGTGGATGGCAAGGCAAAGCTCGTGAAGGAAATCTATTGTGACGGTCTGGGCGCATGTCTGGGAGATTGCCCTACTGGTGCGCTCAAGGTGGAAGTCCGCGATGCAGAGGATTTTGACCCCGAAGCTGTTGCCGAACACCTGAAGTCGCAGGGCCGTGCGGTCCCCGATCACATGCCTAGCCCCGAGAGCTTGCGTCTGGATAAGCCTGCGGGCGGCCCTAAGCCTATGGGCGGTTGCCCCGGCTCAGCCGTGCAGTCCTTGAGTCCCTGTGGTCAGGCTAATATCCCTGCAGCACAGGCTCCGGCAGCCGGTTCAGCTCTGAGTCACTGGCCTGTACAGCTGCGCCTTGTGCCTCCGGCAGCACCGTTCCTTAAAGAGGCTGATCTGCTGCTGACTGCTGACTGTGTGCCTGTTGCCTGTCCTGATTACCACTCCAAGTTCCTGGCTGGCCGTGTGGTCTTGATGGGGTGCCCCAAGTTCGACAACCAGATGGAGTACGTTGAGAAGTTGGCTGCAATCATCGGTGAGAATGACTTAAAGTCTATCACTGTGCTGGAAATGGAAGTGCCGTGCTGCTCTTCTATGAGTACTATTCTCGGTGAAGCTGTGAAGCGTGCAGGAAAGGCTCCTTCAACCACCCGTGTGACAATTTCCCGTACTGGCGGCGTCCTAGAGATGGTTCCGCTGAATTTCTAG
- a CDS encoding 4Fe-4S binding protein codes for MKRSILAIPIFALLLLGAHALRQGDFGLTAAFALMIGLIFTRQAWVRLILIATLLWGGCIWADTTVEFIRFRQALDMPWKRLAYIMGGLIVFDALAIWALLGQTCREFFDRNEIQATTRAVMFILVVFGLTVARSKVSFPILLADRYFPGWGWLEIMLLGFYAQWIGGKMLPPKGHRVCRPRLWAMFSAVFFGQLALGLMGMNEMLMTGNLHLPVPALIAAGPVFRGEGFFMIILFSVTLLLVGPAWCSHLCYIGAWDDVMSRLGPRPAHNALLSRLSVASRMITLILCIGAALQMRSMGIPGVTAVSYAAVFGLIGVGIMVFISRKAGMMTHCTAFCPMGLVANVFGKISPWRIRVGSDCTKCGACFTRCRYNALDESRVKLGKPAISCTMCGDCVSACVHKQISYRLPGLSAENARTLFIVIVVSLHAIFLGVARI; via the coding sequence ATGAAGCGATCCATTCTGGCTATACCCATCTTCGCGTTGTTGCTTTTGGGAGCGCATGCTCTTCGGCAAGGCGACTTCGGACTGACTGCAGCCTTCGCGCTCATGATCGGATTGATATTCACCCGCCAGGCTTGGGTCAGGTTGATCCTCATAGCGACATTGTTGTGGGGCGGATGTATATGGGCTGATACAACCGTGGAGTTTATTCGTTTCAGGCAGGCTTTGGATATGCCTTGGAAGCGTCTGGCGTACATAATGGGCGGACTTATCGTTTTTGATGCCTTGGCGATTTGGGCTCTGCTCGGCCAAACCTGCCGTGAGTTCTTTGACAGGAATGAAATACAAGCGACAACCCGAGCTGTCATGTTCATATTGGTGGTGTTTGGTCTCACCGTGGCCCGGTCTAAGGTTTCGTTCCCCATCTTGTTGGCGGACAGATATTTTCCTGGCTGGGGCTGGTTGGAAATCATGCTCCTTGGCTTCTATGCACAGTGGATCGGCGGCAAGATGTTGCCCCCTAAGGGACACCGAGTCTGCCGTCCTCGTCTCTGGGCAATGTTCTCCGCAGTTTTTTTTGGGCAGTTGGCATTGGGCTTGATGGGCATGAACGAGATGCTTATGACCGGTAACCTCCACTTGCCTGTACCTGCGCTTATCGCTGCCGGTCCGGTTTTTCGGGGAGAGGGCTTCTTTATGATCATCCTCTTCTCCGTAACTTTGTTACTGGTAGGACCTGCATGGTGCAGTCATCTGTGCTACATTGGAGCATGGGATGATGTCATGAGTCGTTTGGGGCCGCGCCCAGCTCATAATGCGCTGCTCAGCCGGTTGAGTGTGGCAAGTCGTATGATCACGCTGATTCTATGTATCGGTGCCGCATTACAGATGCGGTCCATGGGCATTCCGGGCGTGACCGCAGTGAGCTACGCTGCTGTGTTCGGATTGATTGGCGTCGGTATAATGGTCTTCATCTCCCGCAAGGCGGGCATGATGACCCACTGTACGGCCTTCTGCCCTATGGGGTTGGTCGCAAACGTGTTTGGCAAGATTTCTCCGTGGCGAATTCGTGTGGGCAGCGACTGTACTAAGTGCGGAGCATGCTTCACTAGGTGTCGCTACAACGCGTTGGACGAAAGCAGGGTGAAACTGGGTAAGCCCGCCATCTCTTGCACCATGTGTGGCGATTGTGTGTCCGCGTGTGTGCATAAGCAGATCAGCTATCGTCTCCCCGGCCTTTCTGCTGAAAATGCCCGAACTTTGTTCATTGTAATTGTTGTGAGTCTCCACGCTATTTTCCTTGGTGTGGCACGAATATAA
- a CDS encoding Crp/Fnr family transcriptional regulator — translation MDKLDAVKSVMFFEGLPQEKFNKLAEISIIKKYDKGQILFEADVPANGFFAPIKGRVKIFRTSPSGKEQILHVFGPGEAFGEVPVFEGGTFPAHGQAIEKCEALFFPRREFENMIKEDPDLAMKMMAMLAQKLRILVNKIDDLSLKEAPSRVASYLLLLRSSQESDTFKLDLPKGQIAFYLGTIQETLSRIFKKFSEQEIIEINGKEITILNMAELEEIANEGR, via the coding sequence ATGGACAAACTGGACGCCGTTAAATCCGTAATGTTTTTCGAGGGTTTGCCTCAAGAGAAATTCAACAAGCTTGCAGAAATATCCATTATAAAAAAGTATGACAAGGGACAGATTCTTTTTGAAGCAGATGTCCCCGCAAATGGTTTTTTTGCTCCTATAAAAGGACGCGTGAAAATTTTCCGAACATCTCCTTCTGGCAAAGAGCAAATTCTACACGTCTTTGGTCCAGGTGAAGCCTTTGGTGAGGTTCCTGTGTTTGAAGGAGGCACCTTCCCTGCCCACGGTCAGGCCATCGAGAAATGTGAAGCCCTGTTCTTCCCTCGCAGAGAATTTGAGAACATGATCAAAGAAGACCCAGATCTCGCCATGAAAATGATGGCAATGCTTGCCCAGAAGCTTAGAATTCTTGTAAATAAGATTGATGACCTCAGCCTCAAAGAGGCTCCCTCTAGAGTGGCCTCTTATTTACTCTTACTCCGCTCTTCACAAGAATCTGATACTTTCAAACTAGATCTCCCCAAAGGCCAAATAGCCTTCTACCTCGGAACTATTCAGGAAACCCTTTCACGTATATTTAAAAAATTCAGCGAACAAGAAATTATTGAAATCAACGGCAAAGAAATCACGATCTTGAACATGGCTGAATTAGAAGAGATCGCCAATGAAGGCCGCTAA
- a CDS encoding substrate-binding domain-containing protein — MMKHLALISLMLLLMVAMANASDVTCKSSYGDGKVVYKVATGSPGELGLLKVLAEAFNAKHGTTMCWVKAGSGKSLKLLKAGQVDACMVHAPAAEKLAVKDGWAVGRTLIGSNEFYIVGPKNDPAGISKAKTAADAYARIAKAKHPFMSRGDNSGTNKKELAIWGKAGIIPSGDWYIITKAFMMATLKQANEINGYFMTDSSTWVAGKKEMGNLKVLFRGDPFLINTYHALAMPNGAPNHELAMKFINFLGSKDGQAIIENYGKDLYGEGMYNDAEYAKQYDH; from the coding sequence ATGATGAAACATTTGGCTTTGATCTCTCTTATGTTGTTGTTGATGGTAGCAATGGCGAATGCCAGCGATGTGACGTGTAAGTCATCTTATGGCGACGGCAAAGTTGTTTACAAGGTGGCCACAGGCAGCCCCGGAGAACTTGGCCTACTGAAAGTCTTGGCTGAAGCCTTTAACGCCAAGCATGGGACCACCATGTGTTGGGTGAAGGCCGGATCAGGTAAATCTCTCAAACTTCTCAAAGCTGGGCAGGTTGATGCTTGTATGGTGCATGCTCCTGCCGCAGAGAAGCTGGCTGTGAAAGATGGTTGGGCTGTTGGACGAACTTTGATTGGTTCAAATGAATTTTATATTGTTGGTCCTAAGAATGATCCCGCAGGCATCTCCAAGGCCAAGACTGCTGCTGATGCCTATGCCCGTATTGCCAAAGCTAAGCATCCTTTTATGTCTCGTGGTGATAATTCTGGAACCAATAAGAAGGAACTTGCTATTTGGGGTAAGGCTGGCATCATACCTTCAGGTGATTGGTATATCATCACCAAGGCATTTATGATGGCTACTTTGAAGCAAGCGAATGAAATAAATGGTTATTTTATGACCGATAGCAGCACTTGGGTTGCCGGTAAGAAAGAGATGGGTAATCTGAAAGTGTTGTTTCGTGGAGATCCGTTCCTCATCAATACATACCACGCTCTCGCTATGCCTAATGGGGCGCCGAATCATGAACTTGCTATGAAGTTTATTAACTTCCTCGGATCGAAAGATGGTCAAGCAATCATCGAAAATTATGGAAAAGATTTGTATGGTGAAGGTATGTATAACGATGCCGAGTACGCCAAACAATATGATCACTAG
- the rpsT gene encoding 30S ribosomal protein S20: protein MANHKSALKRHRQSLKRRARNRISKTRIKNTVKAVRVAIEENDIAKANEALKVATSILDQAARKKVIHASQAKRRISRLQTAINKIEA from the coding sequence TTGGCTAATCACAAATCCGCCCTGAAAAGGCATCGTCAGAGCTTGAAGCGTCGCGCCCGCAACCGTATTTCCAAGACCCGCATCAAGAACACCGTTAAGGCTGTTCGTGTTGCTATCGAGGAAAATGATATTGCAAAGGCCAATGAGGCCCTTAAGGTTGCTACCTCTATCCTGGACCAGGCTGCCCGTAAGAAGGTCATTCACGCCTCCCAGGCTAAGCGCCGCATCTCTCGCCTTCAGACTGCCATCAACAAAATCGAAGCTTAG